The proteins below come from a single Stutzerimonas stutzeri RCH2 genomic window:
- the tfpZ gene encoding TfpX/TfpZ family type IV pilin accessory protein, whose protein sequence is MFNPRIRAFYIHLLISAGLALAVLYLVFFIWHPSPLHTAVGVTKIFLMLIAIDVVLGPCLTLMVYKQGKKTLAMDLSIICALQLGALLYGLHAVADGRPAWLVFADERFQLVRANEIDGRRVGQAEMEYRTPPWMGPRWVSVLEPESADEKSNLLFESVFAGVDISQHPELYQSLSIAESAIQKAGKPLALLEKYNTPEAVAAILEIYPNAGAWLPLKANRKDMVVLLKENSGEVIAIVDAHPWN, encoded by the coding sequence ATGTTTAATCCACGCATCAGAGCTTTTTATATTCACTTGCTGATCTCTGCTGGCCTGGCGCTTGCGGTTTTGTACTTGGTCTTCTTTATTTGGCATCCCAGTCCGCTACACACTGCCGTAGGCGTGACCAAGATATTCCTCATGCTAATAGCGATTGATGTAGTTCTTGGCCCCTGTCTTACTCTGATGGTTTACAAGCAAGGAAAAAAGACCTTGGCCATGGACCTCTCCATAATTTGTGCTCTACAACTTGGCGCGTTGTTGTATGGATTGCACGCTGTGGCCGATGGCCGACCTGCATGGCTGGTTTTCGCTGATGAGCGTTTCCAGTTGGTGCGCGCTAATGAGATCGATGGGCGCAGGGTGGGTCAAGCGGAAATGGAATATCGAACCCCCCCATGGATGGGGCCAAGGTGGGTTTCTGTACTGGAGCCTGAAAGCGCCGACGAAAAAAGCAACTTGCTTTTTGAGTCTGTTTTCGCCGGTGTCGACATTTCACAACATCCCGAGCTTTATCAATCGCTGAGCATTGCCGAATCTGCCATACAAAAAGCAGGAAAACCCTTAGCATTGCTTGAGAAATACAACACCCCCGAGGCGGTCGCGGCCATCCTTGAAATCTACCCTAACGCAGGCGCTTGGCTGCCCTTAAAAGCCAATCGGAAAGACATGGTGGTGTTGCTGAAAGAAAACAGTGGCGAGGTTATAGCTATCGTCGATGCTCATCCATGGAACTAA
- the cysN gene encoding sulfate adenylyltransferase subunit CysN, translated as MSHQSELISEDILAYLAQHERKELLRFLTCGNVDDGKSTLIGRLLHDSKMIYEDHLEAITRDSKKVGTTGEDVDLALLVDGLQAEREQGITIDVAYRYFSTAKRKFIIADTPGHEQYTRNMATGASTCDLAIILVDARYGVQTQTKRHSFITSLLGIKHIVVAINKMDLMNFDQEVFERIKADYLAFADRIELKPSSLHFVPMSALKGDNVVNRSERAPWYEGQSLMEILESVEIAGDRNFDDLRFPVQYVNRPNLNFRGFAGTLASGIVRKGDEIAVLPSGKISRVKSIVTFDGELEQATPGEAVTLTLEDEIDVSRGDMLVHADSRPRIADSFDAMLVWMGEEPMLPGKKYDIKRATSYVPGSIASIAHKIDVNTLEQGAASSLQLNEIGKVKVSLDAPIALDGYAQNRTTGAFIVIDRLTNGTVGAGMIIAEPVAHGSGGHHGALAHVSTEERATRFGQQPATVLFTGLSGAGKSTLAYAVERKLFDMGRAVYVLDGQNLRHDLNKDLPQDRAGRTENWRRAAHVARQFNEAGLITLAAFVAPDAEGREQAKALIGTERLITVYVQASPQACRQRDPQGLYAAGGDNIPGESFPYDVPLNADLVVDTESVDIAEGVKQVIDLIRQRDAI; from the coding sequence ATGAGTCACCAATCCGAACTGATCAGCGAGGACATCCTCGCCTACCTGGCGCAACACGAGCGCAAGGAACTCCTGCGTTTCCTTACCTGCGGCAACGTCGATGACGGCAAGAGCACGCTGATCGGCCGTCTGCTGCACGACTCGAAGATGATCTACGAGGACCACCTCGAGGCCATCACCCGCGATTCGAAGAAGGTCGGCACCACGGGTGAAGACGTCGACTTGGCACTGCTGGTCGACGGCCTGCAGGCCGAGCGCGAGCAGGGCATCACCATCGACGTCGCGTACCGCTATTTCTCGACGGCCAAGCGCAAGTTCATCATTGCCGACACCCCTGGCCATGAGCAGTACACGCGCAACATGGCGACTGGCGCATCCACCTGTGACCTGGCGATCATTCTGGTCGATGCCCGTTACGGCGTGCAGACCCAGACCAAGCGCCACAGCTTCATCACCTCGCTGCTCGGCATCAAGCACATCGTCGTCGCCATCAACAAGATGGACCTGATGAACTTCGATCAGGAGGTCTTTGAGCGGATCAAGGCCGACTACCTCGCATTCGCCGATCGCATCGAACTCAAGCCGTCGTCCCTGCACTTCGTGCCGATGTCGGCGCTGAAGGGCGACAACGTGGTCAATCGCAGCGAGCGCGCACCCTGGTATGAAGGGCAGTCGCTGATGGAGATTCTCGAGAGCGTCGAGATCGCTGGTGATCGCAACTTCGATGACCTGCGTTTCCCCGTGCAGTACGTCAACCGTCCGAACCTGAACTTCCGCGGTTTCGCCGGTACCTTGGCCAGCGGCATCGTGCGCAAGGGCGACGAGATCGCCGTGCTGCCGTCCGGCAAAATCAGCCGCGTGAAATCCATCGTCACATTCGACGGTGAGCTGGAGCAGGCGACCCCAGGTGAAGCCGTCACCCTGACGCTGGAAGACGAGATCGACGTCTCGCGCGGCGACATGCTGGTGCATGCCGACAGCCGCCCGCGTATCGCCGACAGCTTCGATGCGATGCTCGTCTGGATGGGCGAAGAGCCGATGCTGCCGGGCAAGAAATACGACATCAAGCGGGCCACCAGCTACGTGCCGGGCTCCATTGCCAGCATCGCCCACAAGATTGACGTGAATACCTTGGAGCAGGGCGCTGCGAGCAGCCTGCAGCTCAACGAGATCGGCAAGGTCAAGGTCAGCCTAGATGCGCCGATCGCGCTCGATGGCTACGCGCAGAACCGCACGACCGGCGCTTTCATCGTCATTGATCGTCTCACCAATGGCACCGTCGGCGCCGGCATGATCATCGCCGAGCCGGTTGCCCATGGCTCGGGCGGTCATCACGGTGCGCTGGCGCATGTGTCTACCGAAGAACGCGCAACTCGCTTCGGCCAGCAGCCGGCTACCGTGCTGTTCACCGGCCTGTCCGGTGCCGGCAAGAGCACGCTTGCCTATGCCGTGGAGCGCAAGCTGTTCGACATGGGCCGCGCGGTTTACGTGCTTGACGGCCAGAACCTACGCCACGACCTGAACAAAGACCTACCGCAGGACCGCGCCGGCCGCACTGAAAACTGGCGCCGCGCCGCCCACGTCGCTCGGCAATTCAATGAAGCAGGCCTGATCACCCTGGCCGCGTTCGTCGCACCTGACGCAGAAGGGCGCGAACAGGCCAAGGCATTGATCGGTACTGAGCGCCTGATCACTGTCTATGTCCAGGCATCCCCGCAGGCTTGCCGCCAGCGTGATCCGCAGGGGTTGTATGCGGCCGGTGGCGATAACATTCCAGGTGAGTCCTTCCCTTACGATGTGCCGCTTAATGCGGATCTGGTTGTCGATACCGAATCTGTTGATATCGCAGAGGGGGTGAAGCAGGTGATCGACCTGATACGTCAGCGGGACGCGATCTAG
- the cysD gene encoding sulfate adenylyltransferase subunit CysD — protein MVDKLTHLKQLEAESIHIIREVAAEFGNPVMLYSIGKDSAVMLHLARKAFFPGKLPFPVLHVDTRWKFQEMYSFRAKMVEEMGLELITHINPDGVAQDMNPFTYGSAKHTDVMKTEGLKQALDKYGFDAAFGGARRDEEKSRAKERVYSFRDSKHRWDPKNQRPELWNLYNGKVKKGESIRVFPLSNWTELDIWQYIYLEQIPIVPLYFAAEREVVELNGTLVMIDDERILQHLTPEQKASIHKKMVRFRTLGCYPLTGAVESTATSLPEIIQEMLLTRTSERQGRVIDHDATGSMEEKKRQGYF, from the coding sequence ATGGTCGACAAACTGACGCATCTGAAACAGCTGGAGGCGGAAAGCATCCACATTATCCGTGAGGTTGCAGCCGAATTCGGCAACCCGGTGATGCTTTATTCCATTGGCAAGGATTCGGCCGTGATGCTGCACCTGGCGCGCAAGGCCTTCTTCCCAGGCAAGCTGCCGTTCCCGGTTCTGCATGTCGATACACGCTGGAAGTTTCAGGAGATGTACAGCTTCCGCGCAAAAATGGTCGAGGAGATGGGGCTTGAGCTAATCACCCACATCAATCCCGATGGCGTCGCGCAGGATATGAATCCCTTCACCTACGGCAGTGCCAAGCACACCGACGTGATGAAGACCGAAGGCCTCAAGCAGGCGCTGGACAAGTACGGCTTCGACGCCGCTTTTGGCGGTGCTCGGCGCGATGAGGAAAAATCCCGCGCCAAGGAACGTGTCTACTCCTTCCGCGACAGCAAGCATCGCTGGGACCCGAAGAACCAGCGCCCCGAGCTGTGGAATCTCTACAACGGCAAGGTCAAGAAGGGCGAGTCGATCCGCGTCTTCCCGCTCTCGAACTGGACCGAGCTGGACATCTGGCAGTACATCTACCTTGAGCAGATCCCGATCGTACCGCTGTACTTCGCGGCCGAGCGGGAAGTTGTCGAGCTCAACGGCACGCTGGTGATGATCGATGACGAGCGCATCCTGCAACACCTGACGCCAGAGCAGAAGGCCAGCATCCACAAGAAGATGGTGCGCTTCCGCACCCTGGGCTGCTACCCATTGACCGGTGCCGTCGAATCAACCGCAACCAGCTTGCCGGAGATTATTCAGGAGATGCTCCTGACCCGTACTTCCGAGCGTCAGGGGCGCGTCATCGACCATGACGCCACCGGCTCGATGGAAGAAAAGAAACGCCAGGGTTACTTCTAA
- a CDS encoding Nif3-like dinuclear metal center hexameric protein, with protein sequence MSVALTTLVQEADRYLDAARIADYCPNGLQVEGRSQVARIVSGVTASQALLDAAVEAKADVVLVHHGYFWKNEDVRIIGMKQRRLKTLLVNGISLLAYHLPLDVHPEVGNNVRLGALLGLQVEGPLDPSNPRSVGLVGSLEKSLTASEFRQRIQDVLGRAPLMVEGNGPIKRVAWCTGGAQGYIEQAVAAGVDAYLTGEISEPTAHVARENGLSFFAAGHHATERYGVQALGEYLAGRFGVEHQFVDCPNPA encoded by the coding sequence ATGTCAGTTGCGCTTACCACTCTGGTTCAGGAGGCAGACCGCTATCTGGATGCCGCGAGGATTGCCGACTATTGCCCTAATGGTTTGCAAGTCGAGGGGCGTTCACAGGTAGCGCGGATCGTCAGCGGCGTGACGGCCAGCCAGGCACTGCTGGATGCGGCAGTCGAGGCGAAAGCCGATGTGGTACTGGTGCATCACGGTTATTTCTGGAAGAACGAGGACGTGCGCATCATCGGCATGAAACAGCGCCGCCTGAAGACGCTGCTGGTCAACGGGATCAGTCTGCTGGCCTATCACCTTCCGCTCGATGTGCATCCCGAAGTCGGTAACAACGTGCGATTGGGCGCGCTGCTCGGTCTGCAAGTCGAGGGGCCGCTGGATCCGAGCAATCCCCGTTCGGTGGGCCTGGTTGGTTCCCTGGAGAAATCCCTGACTGCAAGCGAGTTCCGGCAGCGGATACAGGATGTGCTAGGCCGCGCGCCACTGATGGTCGAGGGCAATGGCCCGATCAAGCGCGTAGCCTGGTGCACCGGTGGTGCTCAGGGGTACATCGAACAGGCTGTAGCGGCTGGCGTGGACGCCTATCTCACCGGGGAAATATCCGAGCCGACGGCACATGTCGCGCGTGAGAATGGCCTGAGCTTCTTTGCCGCAGGGCATCACGCCACCGAGCGCTATGGTGTCCAAGCGCTCGGTGAATACCTTGCCGGCCGGTTCGGCGTCGAGCACCAGTTCGTCGACTGCCCTAACCCTGCGTGA
- the algW gene encoding Do family serine endopeptidase AlgW, with product MFNALRFLGWPLLVGLLVALLIIQRYPQLVGIKERDIGLRQAPLVATTPQQGPYSYANAVAGAAPAVANLYTTKVIEKTEQQAPLSKDPLFQRFFNDNLPRQRRMESSLGSAVIMSPEGYLLTNNHVTANAEQIVVALKDGRETLARVIGSDPETDLAVLKIDLADLPAITVGHSDRIRVGDVTLAIGNPFGVGQTVTMGIISATGRNQLGLNTYEDFIQTDAAINRGNSGGALVDAEGNLIGINTAIISESGGSQGIGFAIPVKLALEVMKSIIDHGQVIRGWLGVEVQSLTQELAESFGQEGRPGIVVAGVYRDGPAARAGLQPGDLILSIDGVQSADGRSSMNQVARARPGDKIDIDILRNGKPLTLTAEVGMRAPVSTAPK from the coding sequence ATGTTCAATGCCCTACGTTTCCTCGGCTGGCCGTTGCTGGTCGGCCTGCTCGTAGCTCTGCTGATCATCCAGCGATACCCGCAACTGGTCGGCATCAAAGAGCGCGACATCGGTTTGCGGCAGGCGCCGTTGGTTGCCACCACGCCGCAACAGGGTCCGTATTCCTATGCCAACGCGGTCGCAGGCGCCGCTCCGGCAGTTGCCAACCTCTATACCACCAAGGTCATCGAGAAGACCGAGCAGCAGGCGCCGCTGTCGAAAGACCCGCTGTTTCAACGCTTCTTCAACGACAACCTGCCGAGGCAGCGGCGGATGGAGTCGAGTCTCGGCTCAGCGGTGATCATGAGCCCGGAAGGCTATCTGCTGACCAACAACCATGTAACGGCGAACGCCGAGCAGATCGTAGTGGCGCTCAAGGATGGGCGGGAAACGCTGGCTCGGGTAATCGGCAGCGACCCGGAAACCGACCTCGCGGTATTGAAGATCGACCTGGCGGACCTGCCGGCCATCACCGTCGGCCATTCTGACCGCATACGCGTCGGCGACGTCACGCTGGCGATCGGCAACCCGTTCGGAGTCGGCCAGACGGTCACCATGGGCATCATCAGCGCCACCGGCCGCAACCAGCTGGGCCTGAACACCTATGAAGACTTCATCCAGACCGACGCAGCGATCAACCGCGGCAACTCCGGTGGCGCATTGGTGGATGCCGAGGGCAACCTGATCGGCATCAACACCGCGATCATCTCCGAGTCGGGCGGCTCGCAGGGCATTGGTTTCGCGATTCCGGTGAAACTCGCACTGGAGGTGATGAAGTCGATCATCGACCACGGCCAGGTCATCCGTGGCTGGCTGGGCGTGGAGGTGCAATCGCTTACCCAGGAGCTGGCGGAATCCTTTGGTCAGGAAGGCCGCCCCGGGATTGTCGTGGCTGGCGTCTACCGCGACGGCCCAGCCGCCCGCGCGGGGCTGCAGCCTGGAGATTTGATTTTGAGCATCGACGGGGTGCAGTCAGCCGACGGCCGCAGCTCGATGAACCAAGTCGCCCGCGCCCGCCCAGGCGACAAGATCGACATCGATATCTTGCGCAACGGCAAGCCGCTAACGCTGACCGCAGAAGTGGGCATGCGCGCCCCTGTGAGTACGGCTCCGAAATAG
- the hisC gene encoding histidinol-phosphate transaminase: MSKFWSPFVKDLVPYVPGEQPKLSKLVKLNTNENPYGPSPRAIAAMQAELNDSLRLYPDPNGERLKQAVADYYGVQPAQVFVGNGSDEVLAHAFHGLFQHAGPLLFPDISYSFYPVYCGLYGIAYETVALDEQFQIDVADYNRPNGGIIFPNPNAPTGCLLALEAIERLLQANTETVVLVDEAYVDFGGESAIALVDRYPNLLVTQTLSKSRSLAGLRVGLAVGHPDLIEALERIKNSFNSYPLDRIAIAGAAAAFEDRAYFQQTCQQVIDSREAVVAAMQGLGFEVLPSAANFIFARHPQRDAATIAASLREQGVIVRHFKQRRIEQFLRITIGTPEQNQALLEALG, from the coding sequence ATGAGCAAATTCTGGAGCCCCTTCGTCAAAGACCTGGTGCCCTACGTGCCGGGTGAGCAGCCGAAGCTGAGCAAGCTGGTCAAGCTCAACACCAACGAAAACCCCTACGGGCCGTCGCCGCGTGCAATCGCCGCGATGCAGGCGGAGCTTAACGACAGTCTGCGGCTGTACCCCGATCCCAATGGCGAACGGTTGAAGCAGGCGGTAGCCGATTATTACGGTGTGCAGCCGGCTCAGGTATTTGTCGGCAATGGCTCGGATGAGGTGCTTGCGCATGCTTTTCATGGGTTGTTCCAGCATGCCGGCCCATTGCTGTTCCCGGATATCAGCTACAGCTTCTATCCGGTCTACTGCGGGCTGTACGGCATCGCCTACGAAACCGTTGCGCTCGATGAGCAGTTCCAGATCGATGTGGCCGACTACAACCGCCCGAATGGCGGCATCATCTTCCCTAATCCCAATGCTCCGACTGGCTGTCTGCTTGCGCTAGAGGCAATCGAGCGGCTGCTTCAGGCAAACACGGAAACGGTGGTGCTGGTCGATGAAGCCTATGTGGATTTTGGCGGTGAGTCCGCCATCGCGCTGGTCGATCGTTACCCGAATCTACTGGTGACGCAGACGCTGTCCAAGTCGCGCTCGCTGGCCGGGCTACGCGTAGGGTTGGCGGTTGGTCATCCCGATCTGATCGAGGCCTTGGAGCGGATCAAGAATAGCTTCAACTCCTATCCGCTGGATCGCATCGCCATTGCCGGGGCCGCTGCAGCTTTCGAGGATCGCGCGTATTTCCAGCAGACCTGCCAGCAGGTCATCGACAGCCGCGAAGCGGTGGTGGCGGCAATGCAGGGGTTGGGTTTCGAGGTGCTGCCGTCGGCGGCCAACTTCATCTTCGCCCGTCACCCGCAGCGGGATGCGGCCACCATCGCCGCCAGCCTGCGTGAGCAAGGCGTCATCGTTCGACACTTCAAACAGCGCCGTATCGAGCAGTTCCTGCGTATCACCATTGGTACGCCGGAGCAGAATCAGGCGCTGTTGGAGGCGCTCGGCTAA
- the hisD gene encoding histidinol dehydrogenase, whose amino-acid sequence MTAPSAIRRLNAADADFARHLDHLLSWESVSDEGVNERVLEIIKAVRERGDAALVELTQRFDGLQVASMADLILPRARLEQALERITPAQREALEIAAERVSSYHERQKQDSWTYTEADGTVLGQKVTPLDRAGLYVPGGKASYPSSVLMNAIPAKVAGVPEVVMVVPTPRGELNELVLAAACIAGVDRVFTIGGAQAVAALAYGTESVPPVDKIVGPGNIYVATAKRHVFGKVGIDMIAGPSEILVVCDGQTDPDWIAMDLFSQAEHDEDAQSILVSPDAEFLDRVAESIARLLPTLERADIARTSIEGRGALILVADMQQAIEVANRIAPEHLELSVAEPEQWLPQIRHAGAIFMGRYTAEALGDYCAGPNHVLPTSGTARFSSPLGVYDFQKRSSIINCSAEGASTLGKVASVLARGESLTAHARSAEYRIKG is encoded by the coding sequence ATGACCGCTCCCTCCGCCATTCGCCGACTCAACGCTGCCGATGCCGATTTCGCTCGTCATCTGGATCATCTGCTGAGCTGGGAAAGCGTTTCCGACGAAGGCGTGAACGAGAGGGTGTTGGAGATCATCAAGGCTGTACGCGAGCGCGGCGATGCGGCGCTGGTCGAACTGACCCAGCGCTTCGATGGGCTGCAGGTTGCCTCCATGGCCGATCTGATCCTGCCGCGCGCGCGCCTGGAGCAGGCTCTGGAGCGCATCACGCCAGCGCAGCGCGAGGCCCTGGAGATCGCCGCCGAGCGCGTGAGCAGCTATCACGAGCGGCAGAAGCAGGACTCCTGGACCTATACCGAAGCCGACGGCACGGTACTTGGGCAGAAAGTCACCCCGCTGGATCGCGCCGGGCTCTACGTGCCCGGCGGCAAGGCGTCCTATCCGTCGTCGGTATTGATGAACGCCATTCCGGCCAAGGTCGCCGGTGTGCCTGAAGTCGTCATGGTCGTGCCGACTCCACGTGGCGAACTCAACGAGCTGGTGCTTGCTGCAGCCTGCATCGCCGGCGTCGATCGGGTGTTCACCATTGGCGGAGCGCAGGCCGTTGCTGCTCTGGCATACGGCACCGAGAGCGTGCCGCCGGTGGACAAGATTGTGGGCCCGGGGAACATCTACGTGGCGACCGCCAAGCGTCACGTGTTCGGCAAGGTTGGTATCGACATGATTGCCGGTCCATCGGAAATCCTGGTGGTCTGCGACGGACAGACCGACCCCGACTGGATTGCGATGGACCTGTTTTCCCAGGCCGAGCATGACGAGGACGCCCAGTCCATCCTGGTCAGCCCGGATGCCGAATTTCTCGATCGAGTCGCCGAAAGCATTGCTCGCTTGCTGCCCACCCTGGAGCGTGCCGATATCGCCCGTACTTCTATCGAGGGGCGTGGCGCGCTGATCCTCGTCGCCGATATGCAGCAGGCGATCGAAGTTGCCAATCGCATCGCGCCGGAGCATCTGGAGCTGTCGGTCGCTGAGCCTGAGCAGTGGCTGCCGCAGATTCGTCATGCCGGGGCGATCTTCATGGGTCGCTACACCGCAGAGGCGCTGGGCGACTACTGCGCCGGACCAAACCACGTACTGCCAACCTCGGGCACCGCGCGCTTCTCCTCGCCACTGGGGGTGTACGACTTCCAGAAGCGTTCGTCGATCATCAATTGCTCGGCCGAGGGAGCCTCGACGCTGGGCAAGGTGGCGTCGGTGCTGGCCCGTGGTGAATCGCTCACTGCTCACGCCCGCAGCGCCGAGTACCGCATCAAGGGCTGA
- the hisG gene encoding ATP phosphoribosyltransferase has product MLTIALSKGRILDDTLPLLAAAGIVPTENPDKSRKLIIPTTQDDVRLLIVRATDVPTYVEHGAADLGVAGKDVLMEYGGQGLYEPLDLRIANCKLMTAGKVGAPEPKGRLRVATKFVNVAKRYYAEQGRQVDIIKLYGSMELAPLVGLADKIIDVVDTGNTLRANGLEPQELIAHISSRLVVNKASMKMQHARIQALIDILHAAVQQHQH; this is encoded by the coding sequence ATGCTCACCATCGCCCTGTCCAAAGGCCGCATCCTCGACGACACCCTGCCGTTGCTCGCCGCGGCCGGTATCGTACCCACCGAGAATCCGGACAAGAGCCGCAAGCTGATCATTCCGACTACCCAGGATGACGTTCGTCTGCTGATCGTTCGTGCTACCGATGTGCCTACCTATGTCGAGCATGGCGCAGCCGATCTTGGCGTCGCCGGCAAGGACGTGTTGATGGAGTACGGTGGACAGGGGCTATACGAGCCGCTGGATCTGCGTATCGCCAACTGCAAACTGATGACTGCCGGCAAGGTCGGTGCGCCAGAGCCCAAGGGCCGTCTGCGGGTTGCAACCAAGTTCGTCAACGTCGCCAAGCGCTACTACGCCGAGCAGGGCCGTCAGGTCGACATCATCAAGCTGTACGGCTCCATGGAACTCGCGCCGCTGGTGGGGCTGGCGGACAAGATCATCGACGTGGTCGACACTGGCAATACGTTGCGCGCCAACGGGCTGGAACCCCAGGAGCTGATCGCTCACATCAGTTCCCGCCTGGTAGTGAACAAGGCCTCCATGAAAATGCAGCACGCGCGTATCCAGGCGCTGATCGACATCCTGCACGCGGCAGTCCAGCAGCATCAGCATTGA
- the murA gene encoding UDP-N-acetylglucosamine 1-carboxyvinyltransferase, with the protein MDKLIITGGIRLDGEIRISGAKNSALPILAATLLADTPVTVCNLPHLHDITTMIELFGRMGVQPVIDEKLSVEVDASSIKTLVAPYELVKTMRASILVLGPMVARFGEAEVALPGGCAIGSRPVDLHIRGLEAMGAQIDVEGGYIKAKAPAGGLRGAHFFFDTVSVTGTENIMMAAALANGRSVLENAAREPEVVDLANFLNAMGAKVSGAGTDTITIDGVKRLGGGRYSVMPDRIETGTYLVAAAATGGRVRLKDTDATLLEAVLHKLVEAGAHIDTGSDWIELDMKGKRPKAVNVRTAPYPAFPTDMQAQFIALNAIAEGTGTVIETVFENRFMHVYEMNRMGAQILVEGNTAIVTGVERLKGAPVMATDLRASASLVIAGLVAEGDTLIDRIYHIDRGYECIEEKLQLLGAKIRRVPG; encoded by the coding sequence ATGGACAAATTGATCATTACCGGCGGCATTCGCCTCGATGGCGAAATCCGCATTTCCGGTGCGAAGAACTCCGCCCTGCCGATCCTGGCCGCCACGTTGCTGGCCGACACTCCGGTCACGGTGTGCAATCTGCCGCACCTGCACGACATCACCACGATGATCGAGCTGTTCGGCCGTATGGGCGTGCAGCCGGTCATTGACGAGAAGCTCAGCGTCGAGGTTGATGCCAGCAGCATCAAGACGCTGGTTGCTCCTTATGAGCTGGTTAAAACCATGCGTGCCTCGATTCTGGTGCTCGGCCCGATGGTGGCGCGTTTCGGTGAAGCCGAAGTGGCTCTGCCCGGCGGCTGCGCGATCGGTTCGCGACCGGTTGACCTGCACATCCGTGGCCTGGAAGCCATGGGCGCACAGATCGACGTCGAAGGCGGCTACATCAAGGCCAAGGCGCCTGCTGGTGGTCTGCGTGGTGCGCACTTCTTCTTCGACACGGTCAGCGTGACCGGTACCGAGAACATCATGATGGCCGCCGCGCTGGCCAACGGCCGCAGCGTGCTGGAAAACGCCGCACGCGAGCCTGAAGTGGTCGATCTCGCCAATTTCCTCAATGCCATGGGCGCCAAGGTTTCCGGTGCCGGCACTGACACCATCACCATCGATGGCGTCAAACGCCTCGGCGGCGGGCGCTATAGCGTCATGCCTGACCGTATCGAGACCGGCACTTACCTCGTTGCAGCCGCCGCTACTGGCGGTCGGGTTCGTCTGAAGGACACCGACGCGACGCTGCTCGAAGCCGTATTGCACAAGTTGGTCGAAGCGGGTGCACATATCGATACCGGCAGCGACTGGATCGAGCTGGACATGAAAGGCAAGCGGCCCAAGGCAGTCAACGTTCGCACGGCACCGTACCCGGCGTTCCCGACCGACATGCAGGCGCAGTTCATTGCCCTGAACGCCATTGCCGAAGGCACTGGTACCGTGATCGAGACCGTCTTCGAGAACCGCTTCATGCACGTCTATGAGATGAATCGCATGGGTGCGCAGATTCTGGTGGAGGGCAACACGGCCATCGTCACCGGTGTCGAGCGCCTCAAGGGCGCACCAGTCATGGCAACCGACCTGCGCGCTTCGGCAAGTCTGGTGATCGCTGGCCTGGTCGCCGAAGGCGATACGCTGATCGATCGCATCTACCACATCGACCGTGGTTACGAGTGCATCGAAGAGAAGCTGCAGTTGCTGGGGGCGAAGATTCGCCGCGTTCCCGGCTGA
- a CDS encoding BolA family protein, translating into MQAQEVKSFLEEKIPGAQVEVEGEGCNFQLNVISDELAGLSPVKRQQQIYAHLNPWIADGSIHAVTMKFFSRADWAGRA; encoded by the coding sequence ATGCAGGCCCAAGAAGTGAAGAGTTTCCTGGAAGAGAAGATTCCAGGTGCCCAGGTAGAAGTGGAAGGTGAAGGCTGCAATTTCCAGCTCAACGTGATCAGTGACGAGCTGGCCGGTCTGAGCCCGGTGAAGCGTCAGCAGCAGATCTACGCACACCTCAATCCCTGGATCGCTGATGGCAGCATTCATGCCGTCACCATGAAGTTCTTCAGTCGCGCCGACTGGGCCGGGCGCGCCTGA
- a CDS encoding phosphate-starvation-inducible protein PsiE — MKLRWAETLRDSLHELAESLGNLLVESFHYLALFAIGAVTAWAAVMAFLGMVEKGHITVDDILLLFIYLELGAMVGIYFKTNHMPVRFLIYVAITALTRLLISDISHHHRPDMGVVYVSGAILLLALAILVVRFASSRFPAVQSDSGRSRHRSSRDQGAETLD; from the coding sequence ATGAAGCTGCGTTGGGCCGAAACCTTGCGTGACAGCTTGCATGAGCTGGCCGAGTCGCTGGGCAACCTGCTGGTCGAGAGCTTTCACTATCTGGCGTTGTTCGCGATTGGCGCCGTCACAGCCTGGGCGGCAGTCATGGCGTTTCTCGGCATGGTCGAGAAGGGCCACATCACCGTTGATGACATCCTGCTGCTGTTCATCTACCTCGAGCTTGGCGCGATGGTTGGGATCTATTTCAAGACCAATCATATGCCGGTGCGTTTCCTGATCTATGTGGCCATCACCGCGCTGACCCGTTTGCTGATTTCCGACATCTCGCATCATCACCGGCCCGATATGGGCGTGGTCTACGTTTCCGGCGCGATCCTGCTGCTGGCGTTGGCAATCCTGGTCGTGCGCTTTGCATCCTCGCGTTTCCCCGCCGTGCAGAGCGATAGCGGTCGTTCGCGGCATCGCTCCAGTCGCGATCAGGGTGCCGAGACGCTTGATTGA